A single Cryomorphaceae bacterium DNA region contains:
- a CDS encoding acetyl-CoA C-acyltransferase, with amino-acid sequence MQDVFIIDGVRSPIGNFGGTLAPYRADDLGAHVLRALLDRNPDLDPSVIEDVIMGCANQAGEDNRNVARMSLLLAGFPYTVGGETVNRLCASGMAAAVNSYRALQNQDGDVYVAAGMEHMTRGPWVISKVSKPFGRDAQMHDSSFGWRFINPKMEELYGTDGMGNTAENLVEMYGISREDQDAFAHWSQMKATGARESGRLAEEIAPVIIPQRKKDDIVFKDDEFIKPTTTLEVLAKLRPAFKREGGSVTAGNASGLNDGAAALLMANENGVKANGLKPIARIVSAAVAGVEPRIMGIGPVFASEKALKRADLTLDDMDIIELNEAFAAQALSCTRQMGLADDDPRINPNGGAIALGHPLGMSGTRLLQTAALELQKTGKQYALCTMCIGVGQGYATIIERV; translated from the coding sequence ATGCAAGACGTATTCATCATTGACGGCGTGCGATCGCCGATCGGAAACTTCGGTGGAACTTTAGCGCCTTATCGGGCCGATGATCTCGGAGCTCATGTGCTTCGCGCCCTTCTGGACCGCAATCCGGATTTGGACCCCAGCGTTATTGAGGACGTGATCATGGGCTGCGCCAACCAAGCTGGTGAGGACAACCGGAACGTAGCGCGCATGTCCTTGCTCTTAGCTGGATTTCCATACACTGTCGGCGGTGAAACGGTAAATCGCCTCTGCGCTTCAGGAATGGCGGCAGCGGTCAACAGTTACCGCGCCTTGCAAAACCAAGACGGCGATGTCTACGTCGCTGCAGGAATGGAGCACATGACGCGCGGACCTTGGGTTATTTCGAAAGTGTCCAAGCCCTTTGGACGCGATGCTCAGATGCACGACAGCAGCTTTGGCTGGCGCTTTATCAACCCCAAAATGGAAGAGCTCTACGGGACCGATGGTATGGGGAATACCGCGGAAAACCTCGTTGAGATGTACGGCATTTCCCGCGAAGACCAGGATGCCTTTGCCCACTGGAGCCAAATGAAGGCCACCGGCGCTCGCGAAAGCGGACGCTTGGCCGAGGAGATTGCGCCCGTGATAATTCCGCAGCGCAAAAAGGACGATATCGTCTTCAAAGACGACGAATTCATCAAGCCGACAACCACCCTAGAAGTTTTGGCCAAGCTCCGCCCCGCCTTCAAGCGCGAAGGAGGAAGCGTCACTGCCGGAAATGCCAGTGGTTTGAACGACGGAGCCGCCGCGCTTCTCATGGCGAATGAAAACGGCGTCAAGGCGAATGGCCTAAAGCCCATCGCCCGCATTGTCTCGGCCGCCGTTGCCGGTGTGGAGCCGCGCATTATGGGCATTGGACCGGTATTCGCTTCGGAGAAGGCCCTCAAACGGGCCGATCTGACCCTCGACGACATGGACATCATCGAGCTCAACGAAGCCTTCGCGGCGCAGGCCCTTTCCTGCACGCGCCAAATGGGCTTGGCCGACGACGATCCGCGCATCAACCCGAATGGTGGAGCCATCGCCTTGGGTCATCCCCTCGGCATGAGCGGAACGCGCCTCCTCCAAACTGCGGCCCTCGAGCTTCAGAAAACAGGAAAACAATATGCCCTCTGCACTATGTGCATTGGAGTGGGTCAAGGATACGCCACTATCATTGAACGGGTATGA
- a CDS encoding LruC domain-containing protein gives MKNIRAILFAAAILLVGCKKDLETQEVYTPATGHFNYETSSSVEVNVDGPAHLAGAVFSLYTAHPDSGGHFLGNGSLNASGSFSETVILPTSAKTIYLETRTIGLPGQVTVDVFHDRADVDLRTLGLSNRAMDAASLMAIPPQKKNGNTVYSYMGAYNYHGVPSYLLPQGDVLDAAFISACNASLPENNPVPTANPHYLATGNSTDLRIVDSADVWITFVHEGAGYKNSLGYYVYPTNNPPQTANDIDTIFHIFPNVSFAGSGGGLHSGDKVYLGAFGAGYSIGWVIFQNAWRTFSGVNTSKQKFYSNPDFNPESTPAKRQHNVQLFDAQRDLVLIGFEDLHRDQGSDDDFNDAVFYVTSNPIEAIETGTLPPVTNGGTDTDNDGVPDSQDDYPNDPTRAFNNYIPFEDGYSSLAFEDLWPSQGDYDFNDLVVHVNYEVVTNGSNEIVDIEAKYYVAHIGAGYHNGFGVQMPVTPAQVTSVTGGNITDNLVTIGPNGLEAGQSKAVFIPFDDAHDNRNDTIAMSIQFASPVNRSGFLNEGFNPFIFVNGTRGREVHFSGEEPTDLMDVTLFGQAADNSDPANGIYYITADKKPWGLNISHDYRVPVEKQRIENAYLKFNAWVASDGMNFNDWYENKQGYRDATKLQ, from the coding sequence ATGAAAAACATCAGAGCCATTCTCTTCGCAGCCGCAATCCTCCTAGTAGGTTGTAAGAAAGATCTAGAAACTCAGGAGGTCTACACACCGGCTACGGGACACTTTAACTACGAAACGTCTTCAAGTGTAGAAGTAAATGTAGACGGACCCGCCCACTTGGCCGGTGCAGTATTCAGTTTGTATACAGCTCATCCAGACAGCGGAGGCCATTTCTTAGGAAACGGAAGCTTGAATGCTTCAGGTTCTTTCTCAGAAACCGTCATTCTTCCTACTTCCGCCAAAACGATCTATCTAGAGACAAGAACAATTGGCTTGCCCGGACAAGTAACTGTTGACGTGTTCCACGATCGTGCGGATGTCGACCTTCGTACACTGGGGCTGAGCAATCGAGCTATGGATGCAGCCAGTTTAATGGCTATTCCTCCACAAAAGAAAAACGGAAATACGGTGTACAGTTACATGGGTGCGTATAACTATCATGGAGTACCCTCATACTTGTTGCCCCAGGGAGATGTCTTAGACGCTGCCTTTATTTCAGCGTGTAACGCATCACTTCCTGAGAACAACCCAGTTCCAACTGCCAATCCGCATTACTTGGCGACTGGAAACTCCACCGACTTGCGCATTGTTGACTCCGCCGATGTTTGGATTACGTTTGTCCACGAAGGTGCCGGATACAAGAATAGCCTCGGTTATTATGTATATCCAACCAATAATCCGCCACAGACGGCGAATGATATTGACACGATTTTCCACATCTTTCCTAACGTGAGCTTTGCCGGCTCGGGAGGAGGATTGCACAGTGGAGACAAAGTATATCTAGGGGCTTTTGGTGCGGGATATTCTATTGGCTGGGTCATTTTTCAAAATGCATGGAGGACTTTCAGTGGAGTGAATACGAGCAAACAAAAGTTTTACAGCAATCCAGACTTCAACCCGGAAAGCACTCCGGCAAAACGTCAGCACAATGTTCAACTGTTTGATGCCCAACGTGACTTAGTATTGATTGGATTTGAAGACTTGCACCGCGATCAAGGATCGGATGACGACTTTAACGACGCCGTTTTCTATGTTACTTCAAACCCCATTGAAGCCATCGAAACAGGAACCTTGCCTCCAGTTACTAATGGAGGAACAGACACCGATAACGACGGTGTGCCAGATTCGCAAGACGACTATCCAAATGATCCAACGCGTGCGTTCAATAACTACATCCCCTTTGAAGATGGATACAGCAGCCTGGCTTTTGAGGACTTGTGGCCTTCTCAAGGAGACTACGACTTCAATGACCTCGTCGTCCATGTCAACTACGAGGTAGTCACCAACGGATCAAACGAAATAGTCGATATCGAAGCGAAATACTACGTGGCTCACATTGGCGCCGGATACCACAATGGTTTTGGGGTACAAATGCCCGTAACACCTGCACAGGTGACTAGCGTAACAGGTGGAAACATCACAGACAATTTAGTGACCATCGGACCTAACGGCTTGGAAGCTGGTCAATCAAAAGCGGTATTTATCCCCTTTGATGACGCGCATGACAACCGAAACGACACCATTGCGATGAGCATTCAGTTTGCTTCTCCGGTGAACCGAAGCGGTTTCTTGAATGAAGGATTTAACCCCTTCATCTTTGTGAATGGAACGCGCGGGCGAGAAGTACACTTCTCCGGTGAGGAGCCTACAGACTTGATGGATGTGACCTTGTTCGGTCAAGCAGCAGACAACTCAGATCCAGCCAACGGTATATATTACATCACTGCTGATAAGAAGCCTTGGGGTTTGAACATCAGCCACGACTACCGCGTGCCAGTGGAAAAGCAACGTATCGAAAATGCGTACCTCAAGTTCAATGCTTGGGTAGCTAGCGACGGTATGAATTTCAACGACTGGTACGAGAACAAACAAGGTTATCGAGACGCCACGAAGCTGCAGTAA
- a CDS encoding LruC domain-containing protein: MKALKLFFFAVLIVSVGCKKNNNDDDNEGGLAAFDYNTSTSTIVEIGAPDHLAGSSFGLYTANPDSGGRLLTRGVLDDNAQYSNELILPTASESVFLKTWYIGLPGDVEIPIVNGRASVELLPETGPDTPYMGDPQFIPIPRTKNSNTVIGYMGTYNQQGVPDYLTVADNVDASLLNDVNAALPEYYPVTTYNAQYLASGNSTDIQLQDSSDVWVTFVAEGAGYRNVLGYYVYDQNNPPTSASGIDSIHIIFPNTSFAGSGGGLYSGDKVYLGSFGSDKAIGWVLFQNAWRGNTQTVNFNATKFYSNPDFNPEQNASIRQHLVQLYHTQRDLVLIGFEDIPRNWGSCDNDFNDLIFYASSNPITAIPTINMPTITGNTNNDSDNDGVDNNADEYPNDPTRAFTSYFPNANDMCSYAFEDLWPSKGDYDFNDLVVDAQYKYVLDASNQIVDIEMDFYVKHIGASFHNGFGVELPIPMGNVSNVTGYNITDNLVTLNGSGLEAGQTNAVIIPFDDAFDNLEDTLHMVITLSGTYSMSSWNQSGLNPFIFSNATRGREIHLSGRAPTDLMDNTWFGQSADDSDPANGRYYKTADHEPWGLEVNNSFRVPVEKVRIENAYLRFDNWTNAAGSQWKDWYEDKQGYRNNANLQ, from the coding sequence ATGAAAGCACTCAAATTATTTTTCTTCGCGGTACTGATTGTATCGGTAGGATGTAAAAAGAACAACAACGACGATGACAACGAAGGCGGACTTGCAGCCTTTGACTACAACACCTCAACATCAACCATCGTAGAGATCGGTGCGCCTGATCATTTAGCGGGATCTAGCTTTGGATTGTACACCGCGAATCCTGATAGTGGAGGGCGACTGTTGACGCGTGGAGTTTTAGACGATAACGCCCAATACAGCAATGAGCTCATTCTTCCAACCGCTTCGGAGTCTGTCTTCTTGAAGACCTGGTATATAGGATTGCCGGGAGATGTAGAAATCCCGATCGTCAATGGACGTGCTTCCGTGGAGCTTTTGCCAGAAACGGGGCCCGATACACCCTACATGGGTGACCCTCAGTTCATCCCGATTCCAAGAACCAAGAATTCTAATACGGTGATCGGGTATATGGGAACCTACAATCAGCAAGGGGTGCCTGATTACTTAACCGTTGCCGATAACGTGGACGCGTCTCTTTTGAACGACGTGAACGCTGCGCTCCCGGAATACTATCCTGTTACAACATATAACGCGCAATACTTGGCAAGTGGTAATTCAACGGATATCCAACTTCAGGACTCTTCAGATGTATGGGTCACTTTTGTTGCGGAAGGCGCGGGGTACCGAAATGTGCTTGGTTACTATGTATATGATCAAAATAACCCGCCAACTTCGGCTTCCGGCATAGATAGTATTCATATTATTTTTCCCAATACCAGCTTTGCGGGCTCCGGGGGAGGTTTGTATTCCGGAGACAAGGTATATCTCGGTTCCTTTGGCTCGGATAAGGCAATCGGCTGGGTCTTGTTCCAGAATGCATGGAGAGGAAATACGCAGACCGTCAATTTCAACGCCACAAAATTTTATTCCAATCCGGACTTTAACCCGGAGCAGAATGCAAGCATCCGCCAGCACCTCGTGCAGTTGTACCACACCCAAAGAGACTTGGTACTCATCGGATTTGAAGATATCCCAAGAAACTGGGGTAGCTGCGATAATGACTTCAACGATCTCATTTTCTATGCCTCCTCGAATCCGATTACGGCCATCCCTACTATCAACATGCCGACTATTACAGGGAACACAAACAACGATTCCGATAACGATGGGGTAGATAACAATGCGGATGAGTATCCAAACGATCCTACTCGTGCCTTTACGAGTTACTTCCCCAACGCCAATGACATGTGCAGCTATGCCTTCGAAGATCTATGGCCTTCAAAAGGGGACTATGACTTCAATGACTTGGTTGTGGATGCGCAGTACAAATACGTCTTGGACGCCTCTAATCAGATTGTGGATATTGAAATGGACTTCTATGTCAAGCACATCGGAGCAAGTTTCCACAATGGTTTCGGTGTTGAATTGCCTATTCCGATGGGCAATGTGTCCAACGTTACCGGCTACAACATCACGGATAACTTGGTTACCCTGAACGGATCCGGATTAGAAGCGGGCCAGACCAATGCAGTCATTATCCCCTTTGATGATGCCTTCGACAATTTGGAGGACACCCTCCATATGGTGATCACCTTGAGTGGCACGTACAGTATGAGCTCTTGGAACCAATCAGGACTGAATCCTTTTATCTTCTCTAATGCGACTCGTGGAAGAGAGATTCACTTAAGCGGACGAGCTCCAACAGACTTGATGGACAATACATGGTTCGGCCAAAGCGCAGACGACAGTGATCCGGCAAATGGCCGATACTACAAGACCGCCGATCACGAGCCATGGGGTCTCGAAGTCAATAACAGTTTTCGTGTACCCGTAGAGAAGGTGCGAATAGAGAACGCATACTTGCGTTTTGACAACTGGACCAATGCCGCAGGTTCTCAGTGGAAGGATTGGTACGAAGACAAGCAAGGGTATCGAAATAACGCCAATCTTCAATAA
- a CDS encoding alpha/beta hydrolase, giving the protein MMRKLFTLLLSLCAYGAMAQSPVVGDWLGSLQTPNGSIRMVLHVVEAEGGGISVTMDSPDQGAYGLQTDTAFYSEGTFVFKVDAAGVNYQAGVADGEMRGTFKQGAFELALDFEKSNAPIGKDKRPQDPTLPYDYESENVQFRNKKNKIDLAGTLTYPYGSGPFPTVILISGSGPQDRNSEIFNHRPFWVWSDFLTSKGFAVFRYDERGVGKSGGKFATATSRHFANDVEAAMDYLKSRGDVVDKDAIGLMGHSEGGIIAPMVAQERKDVAFMVLLAGPAMPGRDILLDQSARIYRQAGMSTEDIEENEKMMGELYDLLDDGMEEEALQEAMKAVIAGYAEGESEEDIAQAQDAIMREIKSAWMREFILYDPRPSLEAVEVPVLALFGEKDVQVSPELNKPALEAALKKAPIKDFQIMVMPGQNHLFQTCTTCAISEYGQLDETVNEETMKLVMKWLRKHS; this is encoded by the coding sequence ATGATGCGGAAACTTTTCACTTTACTCTTAAGCCTCTGCGCCTACGGCGCGATGGCCCAGTCTCCCGTTGTCGGCGATTGGCTCGGAAGTCTACAAACCCCCAATGGTTCTATCCGAATGGTGCTCCACGTGGTGGAGGCAGAAGGCGGCGGTATTTCCGTCACCATGGATTCGCCCGATCAAGGAGCCTATGGCCTGCAAACCGACACTGCTTTTTACTCCGAGGGAACGTTCGTCTTTAAAGTCGATGCTGCAGGCGTCAACTATCAAGCGGGTGTGGCCGATGGTGAAATGCGTGGTACGTTCAAACAAGGAGCTTTTGAACTCGCCTTAGATTTTGAGAAGTCCAATGCGCCCATTGGTAAGGACAAACGTCCTCAGGATCCAACCTTACCCTATGACTATGAGTCGGAAAACGTTCAGTTCCGAAACAAGAAGAACAAGATTGACCTAGCGGGAACTTTGACCTACCCCTATGGATCCGGTCCCTTCCCAACGGTAATCCTGATATCGGGTTCTGGTCCACAGGACCGCAACAGCGAGATTTTCAACCACCGCCCTTTCTGGGTCTGGAGCGATTTCCTCACCAGCAAGGGCTTTGCGGTCTTCCGTTACGACGAGCGCGGAGTAGGCAAGTCTGGTGGTAAGTTCGCCACGGCAACCTCACGCCATTTTGCGAATGATGTTGAAGCGGCTATGGATTATCTCAAGTCCCGGGGAGATGTTGTGGACAAGGACGCCATCGGACTGATGGGCCACAGCGAAGGAGGTATCATTGCACCGATGGTAGCCCAAGAGCGAAAAGACGTGGCCTTCATGGTCTTGTTGGCTGGACCAGCCATGCCAGGTCGCGATATTCTTTTGGATCAAAGTGCGCGCATATATCGTCAGGCCGGAATGTCCACAGAAGACATCGAAGAAAACGAGAAGATGATGGGAGAGCTGTACGATCTCTTGGATGACGGAATGGAAGAAGAAGCGCTGCAGGAAGCCATGAAAGCGGTCATAGCTGGCTACGCAGAGGGAGAATCAGAAGAAGATATAGCTCAGGCTCAAGACGCCATTATGCGTGAAATAAAAAGTGCCTGGATGCGTGAGTTCATTCTTTACGATCCGCGTCCTTCTCTAGAGGCTGTGGAGGTACCCGTTTTGGCCCTTTTTGGAGAGAAAGATGTTCAAGTCTCTCCAGAGCTGAATAAACCGGCCTTGGAGGCAGCTTTAAAAAAGGCCCCGATTAAAGATTTCCAGATCATGGTCATGCCAGGTCAAAACCATCTTTTCCAAACCTGTACCACCTGCGCCATCAGCGAATACGGGCAGCTCGATGAGACGGTGAATGAAGAGACCATGAAGCTGGTTATGAAGTGGTTGCGGAAGCACAGCTGA
- a CDS encoding transferase hexapeptide repeat family protein translates to MIYEFNGFKPVVHETAYVHPQANVTGNVIIGRDVYVGPGAAIRGDWGKIVIEDGCNVQENCVLHMFPGKTMILSAGAHIGHGAIIHGANIGANTLVGMNAVVMDDVQVGEGCIIGALCFVPGEMVIEDRKVVVGNPARIVKDVSDDMLAWKTEGTKLYQELPAEMRDTLRECEPLREEEPNRPIQKSDYFTLKKTR, encoded by the coding sequence ATGATCTACGAATTCAACGGTTTCAAGCCAGTCGTTCACGAAACGGCCTATGTGCACCCTCAAGCCAACGTCACGGGGAATGTGATCATTGGCCGAGATGTATATGTCGGACCCGGCGCCGCCATCCGTGGCGATTGGGGAAAGATCGTCATTGAAGACGGCTGCAACGTTCAAGAAAACTGTGTCCTGCACATGTTCCCGGGCAAGACGATGATTCTCAGTGCCGGTGCGCACATCGGACACGGCGCCATCATCCACGGGGCCAACATCGGCGCCAATACCCTCGTCGGCATGAATGCCGTGGTCATGGATGATGTCCAAGTGGGCGAAGGCTGCATTATCGGAGCGCTGTGCTTTGTCCCCGGCGAAATGGTCATCGAAGACCGCAAGGTGGTCGTCGGGAACCCCGCCCGCATCGTCAAGGACGTCAGCGACGATATGCTCGCCTGGAAAACCGAGGGCACCAAGCTCTACCAAGAACTGCCCGCCGAGATGCGCGACACCCTCCGAGAGTGCGAACCACTGCGCGAAGAGGAGCCCAATCGCCCCATCCAGAAATCCGACTATTTTACTTTGAAGAAGACCCGCTGA
- a CDS encoding SOS response-associated peptidase encodes MCGRYVTVSKLTVIEKRFNVVAPQPTGYQIRANIGPGSKTPVITNETPGELQFFTFGFTPFWAKKPMYVFNARAEGDHNKEDDPHFHGTKGIISKPMFRQSIRSKRCLVPADAYLEGPKKERLSKPHVVYRSDGQRPFAFAGIWDQWVNKDTGEEVSSFAIITTAAYGVLNKIGHHRAPLILRPEDESAWLSNDLPLGDVTSLLIPGDPKSLNAYPIDPAIKNPRAEGLDLLRPTGERLIPEYEYRFETDLKLEGMGHTQARQRRLDFE; translated from the coding sequence ATGTGCGGCCGCTACGTAACCGTTTCGAAATTGACTGTCATTGAAAAGCGCTTCAATGTGGTGGCCCCGCAGCCCACGGGCTATCAGATTCGGGCGAATATTGGCCCTGGAAGCAAGACTCCGGTCATTACGAATGAAACGCCGGGTGAATTGCAGTTCTTCACTTTTGGTTTTACCCCGTTCTGGGCCAAGAAGCCTATGTACGTTTTCAACGCGCGGGCCGAGGGCGATCACAACAAGGAAGACGATCCACACTTTCACGGAACCAAGGGCATCATCAGCAAACCAATGTTTCGGCAATCGATCCGCAGCAAGCGCTGTTTGGTCCCCGCCGACGCCTACTTGGAAGGCCCCAAAAAGGAACGCCTGAGCAAACCGCATGTAGTCTATCGGAGCGATGGACAACGGCCCTTCGCCTTCGCCGGAATTTGGGACCAATGGGTCAATAAAGATACGGGCGAAGAAGTGTCGAGCTTCGCCATCATCACCACGGCAGCCTATGGAGTATTAAACAAGATTGGTCACCACCGCGCTCCCCTGATTCTCAGACCAGAAGACGAATCGGCTTGGCTGAGCAATGACCTCCCCCTGGGCGATGTGACTTCGCTACTGATCCCGGGCGATCCGAAAAGCTTGAACGCCTATCCCATTGACCCGGCGATCAAGAACCCTCGGGCCGAGGGATTGGACTTGCTCCGCCCAACAGGAGAGCGGCTCATTCCCGAGTACGAATACCGCTTCGAGACGGATCTCAAGCTCGAGGGCATGGGCCACACGCAGGCGAGGCAACGTCGATTGGACTTCGAATGA
- a CDS encoding aspartate-semialdehyde dehydrogenase gives MKIAVVGATGLVGTVMMKVLEERNFPVTEFYAVASARSKGQKVTFKDKVYTVMTAEDALGLRPDIALFSAGGDTSKEWAPRFAEQGTVVIDNSSAWRMEPDVPLVVPEVNGHVLTKEHKIIANPNCSTIQLVMVLEPLQRLYGIKRVIVSTYQSVTGTGKKAVDQLDGERRGEKVEQAYPYPIDLNAIPHCDIFLDNDYTKEEMKLMHESRKIMGLPELRLTATAVRLPVKGGHSEAVNVEFENPYDLSVIRKTLSETPGVVLQDQPEFNKYPMPRFAEGRDEVFVGRLRADTSCREALNLFVVSDNLRKGAATNAVQIAELLVG, from the coding sequence ATGAAAATTGCAGTTGTCGGCGCCACGGGTCTTGTCGGGACCGTGATGATGAAGGTTTTGGAAGAGCGAAATTTTCCGGTTACGGAATTCTATGCAGTGGCATCGGCCCGTTCTAAGGGCCAAAAAGTGACCTTTAAGGACAAGGTGTACACCGTCATGACAGCGGAAGATGCTTTGGGCCTACGGCCCGATATCGCACTTTTTAGTGCGGGTGGCGATACCTCTAAAGAGTGGGCACCGCGTTTCGCTGAGCAGGGAACAGTGGTCATCGACAACTCCAGTGCCTGGCGAATGGAGCCCGACGTCCCTTTGGTGGTGCCGGAGGTGAACGGCCACGTGCTCACCAAGGAGCACAAGATCATTGCCAACCCGAATTGCAGCACCATTCAGCTGGTTATGGTCCTGGAACCGCTCCAACGACTTTATGGAATCAAGCGCGTCATCGTCAGTACCTATCAGAGCGTGACGGGGACGGGTAAAAAAGCCGTAGATCAATTGGACGGGGAGCGCCGGGGCGAAAAAGTGGAGCAGGCCTATCCCTACCCTATTGACCTGAACGCCATTCCGCATTGTGATATCTTCTTGGACAACGACTACACCAAGGAGGAGATGAAGCTCATGCACGAAAGCCGCAAGATTATGGGGCTTCCAGAATTGCGCTTGACGGCAACCGCCGTTCGCCTCCCGGTCAAAGGTGGGCATTCTGAAGCGGTGAACGTCGAATTTGAAAATCCCTATGACCTCAGCGTGATTCGCAAGACCTTGAGCGAGACACCAGGGGTCGTGCTGCAGGATCAACCTGAATTCAACAAGTATCCCATGCCGCGATTTGCCGAAGGTAGAGACGAAGTGTTTGTGGGGAGGCTGCGGGCAGATACATCGTGCCGTGAGGCACTGAACCTCTTCGTCGTTTCCGATAATTTGCGCAAAGGTGCGGCCACCAATGCCGTGCAAATTGCAGAACTGTTGGTGGGGTAA
- the paaI gene encoding hydroxyphenylacetyl-CoA thioesterase PaaI encodes MAEEPLHSRVVDAMYNNDAFSQWLGIRRVEDGAGKSVLEMTVRDEMTNGFDIAHGGITYSLADSALAFASNGHGRQSVSVETSISHVKPVKSGDVLRAVATERSLGNKIGIYDISITNQKDETVALFKGTVYRTGQEWDV; translated from the coding sequence ATGGCCGAAGAACCCCTGCACTCCCGCGTCGTAGACGCGATGTACAATAATGATGCTTTTAGCCAATGGCTGGGTATTCGCCGCGTGGAAGACGGGGCGGGTAAGAGCGTGTTGGAGATGACGGTGCGCGACGAAATGACCAATGGATTTGATATTGCGCACGGGGGTATTACCTACTCCTTAGCGGACAGCGCCTTGGCCTTTGCGAGCAACGGACACGGTCGGCAGTCGGTCTCGGTGGAAACCTCCATTTCGCACGTCAAGCCGGTCAAAAGTGGAGACGTCTTAAGGGCGGTCGCCACGGAGCGCAGCTTGGGGAACAAAATCGGCATCTACGACATATCCATCACGAATCAAAAAGACGAAACGGTCGCACTTTTCAAGGGCACGGTGTACCGCACTGGCCAGGAGTGGGACGTTTAA